The following are encoded together in the Campylobacter devanensis genome:
- a CDS encoding nuclear transport factor 2 family protein, with protein MLKRLTQDYIDSFNAKDLDAISSMLSDEFSLEDPIVKRLEGKDKCLKAILNIFNNCQNVNFKAKNIYTDDKTSFIEFILILDDKHLEGVDIIEWNENYKISALRAYLYEEVANG; from the coding sequence ATGCTTAAAAGATTAACTCAAGATTATATAGATAGTTTTAACGCAAAAGATTTGGATGCTATATCAAGCATGTTAAGCGATGAGTTTTCATTAGAAGATCCAATCGTTAAAAGGTTAGAAGGCAAAGATAAATGCCTAAAAGCTATTTTAAATATTTTTAACAATTGCCAAAATGTAAATTTTAAAGCCAAAAATATCTACACAGATGACAAAACTAGCTTTATAGAGTTTATACTGATTTTAGATGATAAGCATTTAGAGGGTGTAGATATCATAGAGTGGAATGAAAATTACAAAATTTCAGCCCTTAGAGCATATCTGTATGAGGAGGTGGCAAATGGCTAA
- a CDS encoding NAD-dependent epimerase/dehydratase family protein, which translates to MDKNSKIYIAGHNGTAGTALVDNLRARGYNNLILRTRQELDLTNQEAVADLFKNEKPEYVFLCAVLPCGAANVAQRADFIYVNLMIQNNIIHQSYLHGVKKLICYGSGYMYPYHAKNPLKEEYMMQSVLEYNAYTMGIAKIAGAAMCEAYNIQYGTNFLCLALNNLYGTRANFDFGKSRVLPALLCKFHLAKMLEDDNFEGVLADLNMNEKEATEILNNYGIAKDSVEIWGTGKVKREFIHSDDLADASIFTMENINFSDLAKGKNPQNTHINIGSGVAYSIAEVVDMIKGIVGFNGQLYFNTSRPDSTMDRLMDVSKINSLGWKHKIELEEGIKMMYQWYKTSIKGRG; encoded by the coding sequence ATGGATAAAAACTCTAAAATTTATATAGCTGGGCATAATGGGACGGCTGGGACGGCGCTTGTGGATAATTTAAGGGCTAGAGGCTATAATAATTTAATACTTAGAACTCGTCAAGAGCTTGATTTGACTAATCAAGAGGCAGTTGCAGATTTATTTAAAAATGAAAAACCTGAATATGTGTTTTTATGTGCCGTATTACCATGCGGTGCTGCAAATGTAGCGCAAAGAGCTGATTTTATCTATGTAAATTTGATGATACAAAATAATATCATTCATCAATCTTATTTACATGGTGTTAAAAAGCTTATATGCTATGGCTCTGGCTATATGTATCCATATCATGCCAAAAATCCATTAAAAGAAGAGTATATGATGCAAAGCGTTTTAGAGTATAACGCATATACTATGGGTATAGCTAAGATAGCTGGGGCTGCAATGTGTGAGGCATATAATATACAATATGGCACAAATTTCTTATGCTTGGCATTAAATAATCTATATGGCACAAGGGCGAATTTTGACTTTGGCAAAAGTAGAGTTTTGCCTGCTTTGCTTTGTAAATTTCATTTAGCTAAAATGCTTGAAGATGATAATTTTGAAGGTGTTTTGGCAGATTTAAATATGAATGAAAAAGAAGCAACTGAAATTCTAAATAATTATGGAATCGCTAAAGATAGTGTAGAAATTTGGGGGACCGGTAAGGTTAAAAGAGAATTTATCCATAGTGATGACTTAGCCGATGCTAGTATTTTTACTATGGAAAATATTAATTTTAGCGATTTAGCTAAGGGCAAAAATCCTCAAAATACTCATATTAATATTGGCTCTGGAGTTGCTTATAGTATTGCAGAAGTAGTTGATATGATTAAAGGCATTGTTGGATTTAATGGTCAGTTATATTTTAATACATCTAGACCAGATTCAACAATGGATAGATTAATGGATGTTTCTAAGATAAATTCACTAGGATGGAAACATAAAATCGAGTTAGAAGAAGGTATTAAAATGATGTATCAATGGTATAAAACTAGCATTAAGGGGAGGGGGTAG
- the hddA gene encoding D-glycero-D-manno-heptose 7-phosphate kinase — translation MKIIRSQTPLRLGLAGGGTDINLYCDKYTGYVLNTTISLYIHCTLIPRDDNTIIFDSPDTNSYAKYNSKLHLENDGNLDIFKAVYNRIVKDFTYKPLSFSLHTYSDVPSGSGLGGSSTLVVGIIQAFTEWLNLPLGEYDIAKLAYEIEREDLGIVGGAQDQYAATFGGFNFMEFYDNKRVIVNPLRIKNWIASELESRVVLYFTNITREAKDIEEHKKGKLGDSKSLEAMHAIKQDAVAMKEALFRADFDTIAQILGKSWKSKKIISDIVSNDELDRIYNLAMENGAYSGKTSGAGAGGFMFFLVDPIKKYNLIKILNQQSGYVQDFSFTKEGAKSWKL, via the coding sequence ATGAAAATTATTCGTTCTCAAACCCCGCTTAGATTAGGATTAGCTGGCGGTGGTACAGATATCAATTTATATTGTGATAAATACACTGGTTATGTTTTAAATACTACGATATCCCTTTATATTCATTGCACATTAATCCCAAGAGATGATAACACAATTATATTTGATTCGCCAGATACTAACTCATACGCAAAATACAATAGCAAATTGCATTTAGAAAATGATGGAAATTTAGATATTTTTAAGGCAGTTTATAATCGCATTGTAAAAGATTTTACCTATAAACCTTTAAGTTTTTCGCTCCATACATATTCAGATGTCCCTAGTGGAAGTGGCCTTGGTGGGAGCTCTACTCTAGTCGTAGGAATAATTCAAGCATTCACAGAATGGCTAAATCTACCACTTGGAGAATATGATATAGCAAAACTTGCTTATGAAATCGAGCGTGAAGACTTAGGAATCGTAGGTGGCGCTCAAGATCAATACGCTGCTACCTTTGGCGGATTTAACTTTATGGAATTTTATGACAATAAAAGAGTAATTGTAAATCCATTAAGAATCAAAAATTGGATCGCTAGCGAGCTTGAATCTAGAGTAGTTTTATATTTTACCAACATTACTAGAGAAGCCAAAGATATAGAAGAGCACAAAAAAGGCAAATTAGGAGATAGCAAATCACTTGAGGCAATGCATGCGATAAAACAAGATGCGGTAGCTATGAAAGAGGCTCTATTTAGGGCTGATTTTGATACTATAGCTCAAATTTTAGGCAAATCTTGGAAATCTAAAAAAATTATCTCCGATATAGTTAGCAACGATGAATTAGACAGAATTTATAATCTAGCTATGGAAAATGGCGCATATAGCGGCAAAACTAGTGGAGCTGGAGCGGGTGGATTTATGTTTTTCTTAGTAGATCCAATCAAAAAATATAATCTAATTAAAATTCTAAATCAACAATCAGGATATGTCCAAGACTTCTCATTTACCAAAGAAGGAGCAAAATCGTGGAAATTATAA
- a CDS encoding RICIN domain-containing protein, with amino-acid sequence MKIAIKISLISLISIFIIGCSGAKVEQPKQDMSFLKLDDSKGFAGDISKAPDETKAPDRDPLLKDEKTQTPILTSSNNQDGFDPFTLPLSLRSLDTGMPLVVNLNKSDETFNYNLREIKAFEPTIISEIKRVDSFAHLSLEYVQFVSANDINSCLGIDESGFFALKNCIGDLDRKKFETVFQLIPLLSDAVEIRSLVLGGKECISTFENPNLEPWQRVGINRCELREGFSVDASKLWAIMPEIKEAAIIQPVD; translated from the coding sequence ATGAAAATAGCTATAAAAATATCTTTAATATCTTTAATCTCTATATTTATCATTGGTTGTAGCGGAGCTAAAGTAGAACAACCAAAGCAAGATATGAGCTTTTTAAAGCTTGATGACTCTAAGGGATTTGCAGGAGATATAAGCAAAGCCCCAGATGAAACAAAAGCCCCAGATAGAGATCCATTATTAAAAGATGAAAAAACACAAACACCAATCTTAACTAGCTCAAATAATCAAGATGGGTTTGATCCATTTACCTTGCCTTTAAGTCTAAGATCACTTGATACAGGTATGCCTTTAGTAGTCAATTTAAATAAATCAGATGAAACTTTTAATTATAACCTAAGAGAGATTAAGGCATTTGAGCCAACTATAATTAGTGAGATTAAAAGGGTTGATAGCTTTGCACATTTAAGCCTTGAGTATGTGCAGTTTGTATCAGCTAATGATATAAATAGTTGCCTCGGGATTGATGAGAGTGGATTTTTTGCTTTAAAGAATTGTATTGGGGATTTAGATAGAAAGAAGTTTGAAACTGTATTTCAACTCATCCCACTACTAAGTGATGCTGTAGAGATAAGATCACTAGTCCTAGGTGGTAAAGAGTGTATAAGTACATTTGAAAATCCAAATTTAGAGCCATGGCAAAGAGTAGGAATAAATAGATGTGAATTAAGAGAGGGCTTTAGCGTAGATGCATCTAAACTTTGGGCTATTATGCCTGAAATAAAAGAAGCAGCCATAATCCAACCGGTGGATTGA
- a CDS encoding dTDP-4-dehydrorhamnose 3,5-epimerase family protein, with protein sequence MAIEFDIQESKKLKGVYIITPSKFKDLRGEIWSAYSSEAILKLLPNGLNFVLDKFTLSKPNVLRGIHGDHKSWKLVTCVTGEIHQVVVDCQKESPTYLQYEKFIINSDNQKLILIPPRFGNAQYVSSKCDSMYYYKWAYEGEYVDASDQFTFAWNDPRIAIDWPTNTPILSNRDIEAMTQDHTKGF encoded by the coding sequence ATGGCGATAGAGTTTGACATACAAGAATCTAAAAAACTAAAAGGCGTTTATATCATCACTCCTAGTAAATTCAAAGATTTAAGGGGTGAGATTTGGTCGGCGTATTCAAGCGAAGCGATATTAAAACTTTTACCAAATGGCCTTAATTTTGTCCTTGATAAATTTACACTTTCAAAACCAAATGTTTTAAGAGGCATTCATGGCGATCATAAATCTTGGAAGCTTGTAACTTGCGTAACTGGCGAAATTCACCAAGTTGTAGTAGATTGCCAAAAAGAATCTCCAACATATCTACAATACGAAAAATTCATTATCAACTCAGATAATCAAAAATTAATTTTAATCCCGCCACGATTTGGCAATGCTCAATATGTTAGCTCAAAATGCGACTCTATGTATTATTACAAATGGGCTTATGAGGGTGAATATGTCGATGCAAGTGATCAATTTACATTTGCTTGGAATGATCCTAGAATCGCAATTGATTGGCCTACTAATACTCCAATTTTATCAAATAGAGATATTGAAGCAATGACTCAAGATCACACTAAAGGATTTTAA
- a CDS encoding cytolethal distending toxin subunit B family protein has translation MKNLLIILLFSFISLYANIDDFKTATWNMQGSSASSEAKWSISIAQMFSGANGIDVLAIQEAGTLPATAEPTGREFRAFGTSVVVTEHVWNIGTRLRPDLIFIYYARTDLGGNRVNLALASRRQADEVFLRPPPTTASRPMLGIRINNDAFFSIHALANGGADASAIVHNIDLFFQSSPTLANTNWIIMGDFNREPVDLLSSFELELRLRTRIITNNAITQISARRTLDYAVVGNSNRAIAPAPLPPISASTFFSGFRTHIASDHFPVTFRRFP, from the coding sequence ATGAAAAATCTATTAATAATACTATTATTTAGCTTTATAAGCTTATATGCTAATATAGATGATTTTAAAACAGCCACTTGGAATATGCAAGGCTCAAGTGCTAGTAGCGAGGCTAAATGGAGCATTAGTATAGCTCAAATGTTCTCAGGAGCAAATGGAATAGATGTCTTAGCCATCCAAGAAGCTGGCACCTTACCTGCTACAGCCGAGCCAACTGGAAGGGAGTTTAGAGCATTTGGTACTAGTGTGGTTGTAACTGAACATGTGTGGAATATAGGCACAAGATTAAGACCTGATCTAATCTTTATATATTATGCTAGGACAGATTTAGGTGGTAATAGAGTAAATTTAGCCCTAGCTAGTAGAAGACAAGCTGATGAAGTATTCTTACGACCACCTCCGACAACAGCCTCAAGACCAATGCTAGGAATTAGAATTAATAATGATGCATTCTTTAGTATTCACGCATTAGCTAATGGCGGAGCTGATGCTTCAGCTATAGTTCATAATATAGATCTATTCTTTCAAAGCAGCCCAACCCTAGCTAATACCAATTGGATTATAATGGGGGATTTTAATAGAGAACCTGTAGATCTACTTAGCTCATTTGAATTAGAGTTAAGACTTAGAACTAGGATAATTACTAATAACGCAATAACTCAAATAAGTGCTAGAAGAACTCTAGATTACGCTGTAGTAGGTAACTCCAATAGAGCTATCGCACCAGCACCACTACCACCAATATCAGCTAGCACATTCTTTAGTGGATTTAGAACTCACATAGCAAGTGATCACTTCCCTGTAACATTTAGGAGATTTCCATGA
- a CDS encoding ricin-type beta-trefoil lectin domain protein: MRNLLFLLFISLIFISCSSSKAPYSPPIIDDNFTRNSLKTPILNKFDLTNPNNPTNQTNITPSNNQPNSANQLPQITQPPLLTAPAALGSSPSLGSKSAPLTIINPKGGSAITVWALVPGNWLWGYTLDNSKEFGRARSWQVLNLGNDIALIINFLTNTCIHDEGGGITHRDCDINNKSQQWQLSAMDNGAIQIKSSASSKCITTDLGSLTQTGSYYSLAMRECNFKPNFNQQWVFIPEAAPTSPLLGYQQ; this comes from the coding sequence ATGAGAAATTTGCTATTTTTGCTCTTTATATCTTTAATTTTCATATCTTGCTCTTCAAGCAAAGCGCCATATTCTCCGCCTATTATAGATGATAACTTCACTCGTAATTCTCTAAAAACTCCTATATTAAATAAATTTGATTTAACAAACCCAAATAACCCCACCAACCAAACAAATATAACCCCATCAAATAATCAGCCAAATTCAGCTAATCAACTACCCCAAATAACCCAGCCACCGCTATTAACCGCCCCAGCTGCTCTAGGCTCATCCCCATCTCTTGGATCTAAATCAGCACCACTAACTATAATAAACCCAAAGGGTGGCTCAGCAATAACCGTTTGGGCATTAGTTCCTGGTAATTGGCTATGGGGATATACCTTAGATAACTCTAAAGAGTTTGGTAGAGCTAGGTCTTGGCAAGTTTTAAATCTAGGTAATGATATAGCTTTGATTATAAATTTCCTTACTAATACTTGTATCCATGATGAAGGTGGTGGTATAACTCACAGAGATTGTGATATCAATAACAAATCCCAACAATGGCAACTATCAGCTATGGATAATGGCGCCATTCAGATAAAATCTAGTGCTTCTAGTAAGTGTATCACAACAGATCTTGGCTCACTAACTCAAACTGGTAGCTACTACAGTCTTGCTATGAGAGAGTGTAATTTTAAGCCAAATTTCAATCAACAATGGGTATTTATCCCTGAAGCAGCACCAACCTCACCACTCTTAGGATACCAACAATGA
- a CDS encoding glycosyltransferase family 2 protein, giving the protein MNILIPAAGAGSRFAKERYTKPKPFIDVLGKPMIVRVLENLKVDDAHYIIILQKSHFEQEKELCNLIAKDYNVSFVCVETLTEGTACSVLHARELINNDTPLMIANSDQIVDIDIQKYIYDTLDRGLDGSILCFKDLEKSPKWSFVKMNNELIVEVKEKEVISDIATVGIYLFSKGSLFVDSAIDMIARNDRVNNEFYTAPAYNYAIKNGAKIGCFLMNFDDMHGIGTPDDLQKYIKFIKG; this is encoded by the coding sequence ATAAATATTTTGATACCAGCAGCAGGGGCTGGGAGTAGATTTGCCAAAGAAAGATATACCAAGCCAAAGCCTTTTATAGATGTGCTAGGTAAGCCGATGATTGTAAGAGTTTTAGAGAATTTAAAAGTTGATGATGCACACTATATAATCATTTTACAAAAATCCCATTTCGAACAAGAAAAAGAGCTATGTAATTTAATAGCCAAAGATTATAATGTTAGCTTTGTATGCGTAGAGACTCTGACAGAGGGCACTGCTTGTTCTGTTTTACACGCTAGAGAACTTATAAATAATGATACGCCTTTGATGATAGCAAATTCAGATCAAATCGTAGATATAGATATCCAAAAATATATTTATGACACACTTGACAGGGGCTTAGATGGCTCAATTCTATGTTTTAAAGATTTAGAAAAAAGCCCCAAATGGTCTTTTGTAAAAATGAACAATGAGCTAATTGTAGAAGTAAAAGAAAAAGAGGTTATATCTGATATTGCTACAGTTGGAATTTATCTATTTTCTAAAGGAAGTTTATTTGTAGATTCGGCTATAGATATGATTGCGAGAAACGATAGAGTTAATAATGAATTTTATACTGCTCCAGCCTATAATTATGCAATTAAAAACGGAGCAAAAATTGGCTGTTTTTTGATGAATTTTGATGATATGCACGGTATAGGAACTCCAGATGATTTACAAAAATATATAAAATTTATTAAAGGATAA
- a CDS encoding protoporphyrinogen/coproporphyrinogen oxidase, with product MKIGILGAGISGLSVARLLKDDFEVEVLEKESVVGGIARTRDVNGMAYHVNGGHCFDSKYDDVKKFVFDTVLPKDKWNYIPRKAEVLFRDRWISYPIEFSINQIDKIDSNLAFKITNEMFNASYESGANLQEWFINHFGETLSKEYFIPYNTKIWQISPKEMDSVWIEDEKQMKLPVPTKRGFYDAILNRPNDTMVHKNFYYPKTNNQNTFIEALGDGLNILTNYEVKNITKENNQWIVNGEKKYGILINTTPLDLIPNLLSNIPSEALSAFKKLKFNRVTNILWETDGSLNFTWGYIPDPKIGFHRISNTGSIVQPNGKFCTTEVIGNVPYEKLVQEGKKLSFLKNPIDYNVTEHAYVHFDLNYSSAKKSAIDYLNQLGLISHGRFGEWEYYNMDVCIKRSIDLANKLKSMHL from the coding sequence ATGAAAATAGGTATTTTAGGTGCTGGAATATCTGGTTTATCTGTGGCTAGATTGTTAAAAGATGATTTTGAAGTAGAAGTTTTAGAAAAAGAATCAGTCGTAGGTGGCATAGCTAGAACAAGAGATGTAAATGGTATGGCCTATCATGTAAATGGTGGCCATTGCTTTGATTCTAAATATGATGATGTTAAGAAATTTGTTTTTGATACAGTATTGCCAAAAGATAAATGGAATTATATTCCTAGAAAAGCAGAGGTGCTGTTTAGAGATAGATGGATTAGCTATCCAATCGAATTTTCTATCAATCAAATAGATAAAATAGATTCGAATTTAGCTTTTAAAATCACAAATGAAATGTTTAATGCTTCTTATGAAAGTGGGGCAAATTTGCAAGAATGGTTTATAAACCACTTTGGAGAGACATTATCTAAAGAGTATTTTATACCATACAATACAAAAATATGGCAAATTTCACCTAAAGAGATGGATAGTGTTTGGATAGAAGATGAAAAACAAATGAAGCTCCCAGTACCAACTAAAAGAGGATTTTATGATGCTATATTAAATAGGCCAAATGATACTATGGTTCATAAAAATTTCTATTATCCTAAAACAAATAATCAAAACACATTTATAGAAGCTTTAGGCGATGGCTTAAATATTCTCACAAATTATGAAGTTAAAAATATAACGAAAGAAAATAACCAGTGGATTGTAAATGGAGAGAAAAAATATGGTATTTTGATTAACACAACACCACTTGATTTAATCCCAAATTTACTATCTAATATTCCAAGTGAAGCCTTGAGCGCATTTAAAAAACTTAAATTTAATAGAGTTACAAACATACTTTGGGAAACAGATGGTAGTTTAAATTTCACATGGGGATATATTCCAGATCCGAAAATAGGTTTCCATAGAATTAGCAATACCGGCTCGATTGTTCAGCCAAATGGTAAATTTTGTACAACAGAAGTTATAGGCAATGTGCCATACGAAAAGCTAGTACAAGAAGGTAAGAAATTATCGTTTTTAAAAAATCCTATTGATTATAATGTTACAGAACACGCCTATGTGCATTTTGACTTAAATTACAGCTCGGCCAAAAAAAGTGCCATCGATTATCTTAATCAATTGGGACTAATCTCTCATGGGCGCTTTGGTGAATGGGAGTATTATAATATGGATGTTTGCATTAAAAGATCAATTGATCTTGCTAATAAATTAAAATCTATGCACTTGTAA
- a CDS encoding GDP-mannose 4,6-dehydratase: protein MKALITGFTGQVGSQMADFLLENTDYEIIGMMRWQEPMDNIYHLSDRINKNDRISVYYADLNDYSSIQKLFEFHRPDVIFHLAAQSFPKTSFDIPIETLQTNIIGTANILENIRALKQKDGYDPVVHVCSSSEVYGRAKVGIKLNEDTPFHGASPYSISKIGTDYLGRFYGEAYGIKTYVTRMGTHSGPRRSDVFFESTVAKQIALIEAGLQEPIIKVGNLSSVRTFQDCRDAIRAYYLLSLESQKGKVPCGEAFNIAGEEAFKLPEVIDILLGFSKRDDIKIQEDANRLRPIDADYQMFDNTKIKSFINWKPEIPARKMFEDLLNHWRDEIKKGRIPLNR, encoded by the coding sequence ATGAAAGCTCTAATTACAGGATTTACAGGGCAAGTAGGCTCTCAAATGGCTGATTTTCTACTAGAAAATACAGATTATGAAATTATAGGTATGATGCGTTGGCAAGAACCTATGGATAATATCTATCATTTAAGCGATAGAATCAATAAAAATGATAGAATAAGCGTATATTACGCTGATTTAAATGACTATTCAAGTATTCAAAAGCTTTTTGAATTTCATCGTCCGGATGTTATTTTTCACCTAGCTGCACAGTCTTTTCCTAAAACTTCTTTTGATATTCCAATCGAAACACTACAAACAAACATCATAGGCACAGCAAATATATTAGAAAATATAAGAGCCTTAAAACAAAAAGATGGTTATGACCCAGTTGTCCATGTATGCTCATCAAGCGAGGTTTATGGTAGAGCAAAAGTTGGAATAAAATTAAATGAAGATACCCCATTTCACGGCGCTAGTCCATATAGCATTAGCAAAATCGGAACTGACTATTTAGGTAGATTTTATGGCGAGGCTTATGGTATTAAAACCTATGTAACTAGAATGGGAACACATAGTGGCCCAAGGCGTAGCGATGTCTTTTTTGAAAGTACAGTAGCTAAGCAAATTGCCCTAATAGAAGCAGGCCTGCAAGAGCCAATTATAAAAGTTGGAAATCTATCAAGTGTTAGAACTTTCCAAGATTGCCGTGATGCTATTAGAGCGTATTATCTTTTATCGCTAGAGAGCCAAAAAGGCAAAGTCCCTTGCGGAGAGGCTTTTAATATAGCAGGAGAAGAGGCATTTAAGCTACCTGAAGTTATAGATATATTGCTTGGATTTTCAAAAAGAGATGATATCAAAATTCAAGAAGATGCTAATAGACTTCGCCCAATTGATGCTGATTATCAAATGTTTGACAATACCAAAATCAAAAGCTTTATCAATTGGAAGCCAGAGATTCCAGCTAGAAAGATGTTTGAAGACCTGTTAAATCATTGGAGAGATGAGATCAAAAAAGGTAGAATCCCTCTAAATAGATAA
- the hddC gene encoding D-glycero-D-manno-heptose 1-phosphate guanosyltransferase, translating into MNSPKEAIILCGGLGTRLKSVLPNLPKPMAPVKNKPFLAFILEYLKRQNIKKVILAVSYKYEIIQNYFQNSYLDIEIVYSIEDEPLGTGGAIMEALKLVDQNSVYILNGDTIFDINLNNLKLDDSKICIALKHMNNFDRYGSVNIDKNHNITAFNEKKFTPDGFINGGIYLVSKDIFDDFSLNAKFSFEEFFQNNFLALKARACVFDDYFIDIGIPQDYQAFIDIN; encoded by the coding sequence ATGAATAGCCCTAAAGAAGCGATCATATTATGTGGCGGACTTGGGACACGCCTTAAAAGCGTGTTACCAAACCTGCCAAAACCTATGGCGCCTGTTAAAAACAAACCTTTCTTAGCGTTTATCCTAGAGTATTTAAAAAGACAAAATATCAAAAAAGTTATCTTGGCCGTTTCATATAAATATGAAATAATACAAAATTATTTTCAAAATTCATATCTAGATATAGAGATTGTCTATAGCATAGAAGATGAGCCACTAGGCACTGGTGGAGCGATTATGGAAGCTTTAAAATTAGTAGATCAAAATAGCGTATATATACTTAATGGTGATACAATTTTTGATATAAATCTAAACAATTTAAAACTAGATGATAGCAAAATTTGTATAGCTTTAAAACATATGAATAATTTTGATAGATATGGGAGTGTAAATATCGATAAAAATCATAATATAACAGCATTTAATGAGAAAAAATTCACACCCGATGGATTTATCAATGGCGGAATTTATCTAGTTAGTAAAGATATATTTGACGATTTTAGTTTAAATGCCAAATTCTCATTTGAAGAGTTTTTTCAAAATAATTTTTTAGCTCTCAAAGCTAGAGCCTGCGTATTTGATGACTACTTTATTGATATTGGAATCCCGCAAGACTATCAAGCTTTTATTGATATTAATTAA
- the gmhA2 gene encoding D-sedoheptulose 7-phosphate isomerase: MEIINQYIKSHFEDSIQVKNQILQDKALIELIQKVALITTNAYKNGFKTMLAGNGGSAADAQHIAGEFVSRFYFDRPGIPSIALTTDTSILTAIGNDYGYDRLFARQVQAQGVKGDIFIGISTSGNSTNIIEALKVCKEKEIISIGLTGQSGGKMADLCDYCIKVPSNCTPRIQESHIVIGHIICAIVEEEIFGKGFK; this comes from the coding sequence GTGGAAATTATAAATCAATATATAAAAAGTCATTTTGAAGACTCAATACAAGTAAAAAATCAAATTTTACAAGATAAAGCCCTAATAGAGCTTATCCAAAAGGTGGCCTTAATCACTACAAATGCTTACAAAAATGGCTTTAAAACCATGCTCGCTGGCAATGGCGGGAGTGCTGCCGATGCCCAACATATAGCAGGTGAGTTTGTAAGTAGATTTTATTTTGATAGGCCCGGAATTCCTAGCATAGCCCTCACTACTGATACAAGCATTTTAACAGCTATTGGTAATGACTATGGGTATGATAGATTATTTGCTAGACAAGTTCAAGCCCAAGGCGTAAAAGGTGATATTTTTATAGGAATATCAACAAGCGGAAATAGCACCAATATCATAGAAGCCCTAAAAGTATGTAAAGAAAAAGAGATAATCTCTATAGGGCTTACTGGTCAAAGCGGCGGCAAAATGGCTGATTTGTGTGATTATTGTATCAAAGTGCCATCAAATTGCACCCCTAGAATTCAAGAATCTCACATTGTTATAGGGCATATTATTTGTGCTATCGTAGAAGAAGAGATATTTGGAAAAGGTTTTAAATAG